The Trichosurus vulpecula isolate mTriVul1 chromosome 3, mTriVul1.pri, whole genome shotgun sequence genome includes a window with the following:
- the KBTBD11 gene encoding kelch repeat and BTB domain-containing protein 11: protein MENSVASCVLYSGEGKVNGSKSGVTFNKGLNGENGDQGSIRSTPGEGDFQHPDTDEKFRETRTNGAEATELPAHTPCSLSSSLCFSSLNQSPPQPCATAASAAVGTEVSPLSSTCKGNRVVKNQWEINSSNATSEESGQEEEEAARADQRSATQSPPPPVTYCIQTGAQPRKEPLQPGDPESGVGEERGGGGSSGSSRGICSIGLSNDPAGGALREEPDLVIEVAGRRIQAHKSVLAAKSDYFRARSSREILRVKGVSYAALRLLVDYLYTGHMGEVKQDNVAEVIAGARFLQMPCALQCATDAMRAQLTLGNCYQVLSLAKQQRLSELREAAYRFMSDHYLQVLREPSVYGRLTGSERDLILQRRMEAGRSCLLVAEINDVFERVGSRPQSRESSRPQSPSASVLSPGEQPPTPPPAPGSSEEEGGHSDSVIYYYQEADKEWKVLTRLPEGANAKGCAMCVLYNYLFLAGGILQGGPEGRARLSDKVFCYNPVTDTWTTVRSLSQPRSQLKLLALDGYLYAVGGECLFSVERYDPRADRWSSVAPLPKGAFAVAHEATTCNGEIYVSGGSLFYRLLKYDPRRDEWQECPCSSSRKRSADMVALKGFIYRFDLCGARGEPQAVAGASAASGSGGVNVFRYHCLAKRWSQCASNLRPPGEPSGLQPFRCAALDGTIYCVNRAGAWRFSLSEEGEPGEDGGQKGVFEQEQLKAPFDARGVLFPFVLTLPERSDKGEPGAL, encoded by the coding sequence ATGGAGAACTCAGTGGCGTCTTGCGTCCTATACTCAGGAGAAGGCAAGGTAAATGGGTCAAAATCAGGGGTCACCTTTAATAAAGGACTAAACGGAGAGAACGGGGACCAAGGATCCATTCGCTCTACACCCGGGGAAGGGGACTTCCAGCACCCAGACACTGACGAAAAGTTCCGGGAAACCAGAACCAACGGGGCAGAAGCGACTGAGCTTCCAGCACACACGCCCTGCAGTCTCAGCTCGTCCTTGTGTTTTAGCTCCCTGAACCAATCTCCACCGCAACCTTGTGCAACTGCGGCTTCCGCAGCAGTGGGTACAGAagtctcccccctctcctctacTTGCAAAGGAAATCGGGTAGTGAAGAATCAGTGGGAAATCAACAGTTCGAATGCCACGTCCGAAGAGTcgggacaggaggaggaggaggctgctAGGGCAGACCAGAGGAGCGCAACTCAGTCGCCGCCACCGCCTGTCACTTATTGTATCCAGACTGGAGCTCAGCCCAGGAAGGAACCGCTGCAGCCTGGGGACCCGGAGAGtggtgtgggggaggagagaggaggcggcggcagcagcggcagcagccgCGGCATCTGCAGCATCGGCCTGAGCAATGATCCAGCGGGTGGCGCGTTGAGAGAAGAGCCGGACTTGGTGATCGAGGTGGCTGGACGCCGCATCCAGGCGCACAAGTCGGTGCTGGCTGCCAAGAGCGACTACTTCAGAGCGCGCTCGTCTAGGGAGATCCTTCGGGTGAAGGGGGTGAGCTACGCGGCTTTGCGGCTTCTGGTGGATTACCTGTATACTGGACACATGGGAGAAGTGAAGCAGGACAATGTGGCCGAGGTGATTGCCGGGGCGCGCTTCCTTCAGATGCCCTGCGCCCTGCAGTGCGCCACTGACGCCATGCGGGCGCAGCTCACCCTTGGCAACTGCTACCAGGTACTGAGCCTGGCCAAGCAACAGAGGCTCAGCGAGCTCCGGGAGGCTGCCTATCGCTTCATGAGCGACCACTACCTTCAGGTGCTGCGAGAGCCGTCAGTTTACGGCCGCCTGACGGGCTCTGAGAGAGATCTCATCCTCCAGCGCAGGATGGAGGCCGGTCGCAGCTGCCTCCTGGTGGCCGAGATCAATGACGTTTTTGAGCGGGTGGGCAGCCGACCCCAGAGTCGGGAAAGCAGCAGGCCCCAGAGTCCATCAGCCTCTGTCTTATCTCCTGGGGAGCAGCCACCCACGCCGCCTCCAGCCCCAGGTTCGTCTGAGGAGGAGGGAGGTCACAGTGACTCGGTCATCTATTACTACCAGGAGGCAGACAAGGAATGGAAGGTCCTAACTCGACTGCCTGAGGGGGCCAATGCCAAAGGCTGTGCCATGTGCGTCCTCTACAACTACCTCTTCCTGGCCGGGGGCATCCTTCAAGGGGGACCCGAGGGGAGGGCTCGCCTGTCGGACAAGGTCTTCTGCTACAACCCAGTGACTGACACTTGGACCACGGTTCGGTCCCTGAGCCAGCCCCGTTCCCAGCTGAAGCTCCTGGCCCTGGACGGCTACCTCTACGCCGTGGGCGGCGAGTGTCTCTTTAGTGTGGAGCGCTACGACCCCCGTGCTGACCGCTGGAGCTCTGTAGCTCCTCTGCCCAAGGGAGCCTTCGCCGTGGCCCACGAAGCCACCACGTGCAACGGAGAAATTTATGTGTCGGGCGGCTCTCTTTTCTACCGCCTGCTCAAGTACGACCCCCGGCGAGACGAGTGGCAGGAGTGCCCTTGCAGCAGCAGCCGCAAGCGCTCTGCAGACATGGTGGCCCTCAAAGGCTTCATCTATCGATTTGACCTGTGCGGGGCTCGAGGGGAACCTCAGGCAGTGGCTGGAGCTTCAGCAGCCAGTGGTAGTGGAGGGGTCAACGTGTTCCGCTACCATTGCCTGGCCAAGAGATGGAGTCAATGCGCTTCGAACCTGAGGCCTCCTGGGGAGCCTTCCGGGCTACAGCCTTTCCGCTGCGCTGCCCTCGATGGCACTATCTACTGTGTGAATAGGGCTGGCGCCTGGCGTTTCAGCCTCTCAGAAGAAGGGGAACCTGGAGAGGATGGAGGCCAGAAAGGAGTCTTCGAGCAGGAGCAGCTCAAAGCCCCATTTGATGCTCGAGGGGTCCTCTTCCCCTTTGTGCTCACTTTGCCAGAGAGGTCAGACAAAGGGGAGCCCGGAGCACTgtag